The Methanosarcina barkeri str. Wiesmoor DNA segment GTACTTTAATTGTTAAATTAAACGTTGATTTGTCCTCACTTTTAACATTGAATTTGATATGGATGAAAAGGATATCAGATGCCTTATTTATAAATAAACATAAATTGTAAACGAATAAAGTATTTATCTCGCTCTTTTCTTGATTTAAGAGAGTATTATAGATTATTTATCTAAAAAATTGATTTTTAGAGTTTACCTTAATTGGGAAAACTCTAGATGCATACCTATTATCCAAAATAAGCATTGTATACCCTTAGTTTTAATACTGCTTTGGAAGGACCCTGAAAAACGATTTTAAAAAGTATGAGAGGAAGAAGAAGATTCCAAGAAGTATGAGAGGAAGATTCCAGGGATATAAGAAAAAAGAAGATTCCAAGAAGTATGAGAGGAAGATTCCAGGGATATAAGAAAAAAGAAGATTCCAAGAAGTATGAGAGGAAGATTCCAGGGATATAAGAAAAAAGAAGAATATTCAGGAACCAGGGTTCCAGAACACCAGTATATTAAGGGATATCAAAGACTTTAGAGTCCGAGTGCATTGAACCCAGAAAGTAGAACATCTCTCGGATCAATGCCAGTTACATGCAGCATGACATAAGCTGCAACGAAAGTCCCTGTCATACTTCCTATGTTTGCAAAGCTTGCGACAAGGAGGACTCGCATGAACTTATTTTTGAACATTTCCCTGAAAGTTTCTACTCCTGCCAGGGCTTTTATGTCCGCAGTAGTAGGGTTTCGCTGTTTCGCTTCTACAAGACCAGCAAACCAGCCTGCGGCAATAAGAGGGTGCAAAGTAGTTAGCCAGGCAACCGAAAAGGCAGTCAGAACTGAGTAAGGATGGCCGCCTGCAAGTAAAGTACCGATTGCACTGAGGGTTCCTGTAATAATAAACCACCATCCAAAGGCTATTAAAAGGAGTTTCAGCGGAACGCCAGAAAGCAGCAGTATTAAAAAGAATCCAACTATAACGGCGACAAAAGCAAAGCCAACAATCTTTCCAAGACCTATACGTTTCTTTGGAACCTGCATAAGATTACTCAGAGAAGGAACGCTTTTCGGATTTTTCAGGTACTTAGTTACTCCCGGTTTATGTCCGGCTCCAATTACCACGACAACAGTTTTGTTTCCACCTGCCGCGACATTGAGGATGCTTCCTGCTAGATATGCATCCCTTTCATCAATGAGAACCTCTGCTGCAGTCGGGGCAAAATCTCTGAGTTCATTTACGAGACCAGTTACAACATCGGTTTCTGTAATTTTATCAATATCTATTTCGGTTCCTTTTCCTATTCCTATTAGGCCACCTAACAGGGAGCCAATCATTTTGACTTTTTCCAGGAACTTCATTTTTCCCCAGAAACGCTGAAGGGTCACCTGGATATCACGGTCAATTAGGGCAACTTTAGCTCCTATAGACTCGGCTTCCTCGATTGCGGAAAGCATCTCGGCTCCGGGTCTTACACCCATATCATCACCGATTTTTTTCTGCACATAGGCAAGCAGCCAGTGAATAACGTAATAGTTAACCTTACCTTCAGAAAGAATGTCCTTAATAGGAACCTGTTTTTCCTGCACATTACCCTTCAGGGAATCATAACGTCCCCTGCAAAGCTCGACAGCTACGATATCCGGTTTTAGATCCCTTATAGCGGCCTTGACCTCAGCAACACTCTTTTCAGAGACATGGGCGGTTCCTATAAGCACAATTTTTGATGGCTGATACTCAGCCTGATGTGCATCAGAGAATTGGGAAGATGAAGGAATTGAAACTTCGGAAGCCGAATCAGGAATAGATTCTGCAATAATTTCGGAACTGATGTCAAGCTTTGTTTCAAGCTTTGTTTCAAGTTTTGTTTCAAGTTCGTCAGGTTCTATTTTGGATGCTGGCACAGAAGTTTTTTCTTCCTGCGGCATGTTAATTGAAGAACCCGGAATTTTAGACTTTCCAACAGAAGTGAAGTTTTCTGCGGATTCGGTCACAAGTTTGTCCATAGAATATATTGACTCCTGAGATGAACTATGAAAATTGTAGTCAGGGTCCTTGTCCTGAGAATCTGTAATTTCAGGTTTGCTCATTGTTAGTCTCTCTGCTGCAACGCGTTAAGATGATGCGTAAAAGCATATCCCTTGAAGGACTGCAGTTAATCGCATGAGTAATTAAATTCTTCACATAAAATAACCAAGCTATAAAAAACTTAGCTATAAGCAGATAATTAACTGGTGGTAATTATCTGCCAGAGATTTATATTTTGCTGCTTTCAGATTTTACCTCTATTTTTATAATATTCATTAGATATAATTAATTATGAACTTATCTAATAAACTTATCTAATATATTCTTATATAATTTTGGGAAAGTATGGATCATTAAAAATTTAATAGAGTATGATCTTTTGATAAAAATATCTTTTGATAAAAACTTGTTTTGACAAGTCCCTTTTGATTAACTTCCTGATAAAACTTCTTTTGACAATTCCTCTTGATAAATTCTGCTTAAGAATCCTCTTGTTCGAAAATCTACCTAATCTAGAGTGTTTAAAAATTACTCTGACCTCAGTTTCAGAGTCCGTACAAGATCCGTTCTTGAGAGTATTCCTACGATCGATCCATTATCAATAACTAGAACTCTTCCGATATTTTTAGATGATACAAGTTTCAGGACATCACTGGCTTGCGCATCCGGAGATACTGAGATAACATCTCTGGTCATAATATCCGAGACCTTGGCCGCCGGGCGGTCAACAGAAGGAATACGCTGGATGTCTGTAAACGTTACAATTCCTTTCAGGAAGTCTCCTTCCATCACAGGATAGCCCATATGTTTCTTCTCAAACATGAATTTAACCAGGTCGTCCACACTCATGGAAGGACTTACTGAAACTACATTCCTGGTCATAATATCCCTGATCCTAATATTTTCGAGGGTTACCTCAGCCCGAGTAGAGCGTTCCT contains these protein-coding regions:
- a CDS encoding TraB/GumN family protein, producing the protein MSKPEITDSQDKDPDYNFHSSSQESIYSMDKLVTESAENFTSVGKSKIPGSSINMPQEEKTSVPASKIEPDELETKLETKLETKLDISSEIIAESIPDSASEVSIPSSSQFSDAHQAEYQPSKIVLIGTAHVSEKSVAEVKAAIRDLKPDIVAVELCRGRYDSLKGNVQEKQVPIKDILSEGKVNYYVIHWLLAYVQKKIGDDMGVRPGAEMLSAIEEAESIGAKVALIDRDIQVTLQRFWGKMKFLEKVKMIGSLLGGLIGIGKGTEIDIDKITETDVVTGLVNELRDFAPTAAEVLIDERDAYLAGSILNVAAGGNKTVVVVIGAGHKPGVTKYLKNPKSVPSLSNLMQVPKKRIGLGKIVGFAFVAVIVGFFLILLLSGVPLKLLLIAFGWWFIITGTLSAIGTLLAGGHPYSVLTAFSVAWLTTLHPLIAAGWFAGLVEAKQRNPTTADIKALAGVETFREMFKNKFMRVLLVASFANIGSMTGTFVAAYVMLHVTGIDPRDVLLSGFNALGL